In the Hordeum vulgare subsp. vulgare chromosome 7H, MorexV3_pseudomolecules_assembly, whole genome shotgun sequence genome, one interval contains:
- the LOC123410557 gene encoding cell wall protein DAN4-like: TTTTTTTTTTTTTTTTTTTTTTTTTTTTTTTTTTTTTTTTTTTTTTTTTTTTTTSTTTTTTTTRTKARTTTTTRTTTTTTTTTTTTTPTTTTTSTPPPPPQPTTTTTTTTTTTTTTTTTTTTTTTTTTTTTTTTTTTTTTTTTTTTTTTTTTTTTTTTATTTTTTTTTTTTTTTTTTTTTTTTTTTTTTT, from the exons acaacaacaacaacaacaacaacaacaacaacaacaacaacaacaacaacaacaacaacaacaacaacaacaacgacgacaacgacaaca acaacaacaacaacaacaacaacaacaacaacaacaacaacaacaacaacaacaacaacaacaacaacaacaagtacaacaacaacaacaacaacaacaagaacaaaagcaagaacaacaacaacaacaagaacaacaacaacaacaacaacaacaacaacaacaacaacaccaacaacaacaacaacatcaacaccaccgccaccaccacaaccaacaacaacaacaacaacaacaacaacaacaacaacaacaacaacaacaacaacaacaacaacaacaacaaccacaacaacaacaacaacaacaacaacaacaacaacaacaacaacaacaacaacaacaacaacaac aacaacaacaacgacgacaacaacgacaacagcaacaacaacaacaacaacaacaacaacaacaacaacaacaacaacaacaacaacaacaacaacaacaacaacaacaacaacaacaacaacaaca